The following coding sequences are from one Triticum aestivum cultivar Chinese Spring chromosome 5A, IWGSC CS RefSeq v2.1, whole genome shotgun sequence window:
- the LOC123107142 gene encoding aspartic proteinase nepenthesin-1-like yields the protein MASIAAVLLVLLPLLLSAAVAGATHPDGGFGFGFQATLTHVDAGAGYTDAQLLARAVRRSRSRVGALQSLATAADALTAARILVQASQGEYLMSMAIGTPPRYYSAILDTGSDLIWTQCAPCMLCVDQPTPYFDPARSSSYAKLSCSSPMCGALYYPLCYQNTCVYQYFYGDSANTAGVLANETFTFGTNGTWVTVPRIAFGCGNLNAGSLFNGSGMVGFGRGPLSLVSQLGAPRFSYCLTSFMSPVPSRLYFGAYATLNSTSTSDSGPVQSTPFIINPALPTMYYLNMTGISVGGDRLAVKLSVFAINEEDGTGGVIIDSGSTITYLAQPAYDMVHEAFVAQVGLPLANVTSPDDLSTCFKWPPPPKRVVSMPELMFHFDGADMDLPLENYMLIDGSTGNLCLAMAPSNDGSIIGSFQHANFHVLYDNENSFLSFIPAPCNLI from the coding sequence ATGGCAAGCATCGCGGCGGTCTTGCTCGTCCTGCTCCCGCTGCTCCTTTCCGCGGCCGTCGCCGGCGCGACGCATCCCGACGGCGGCTTCGGTTTCGGCTTCCAGGCCACGCTCACGCACGTCGACGCCGGCGCGGGGTACACGGACGCGCAGCTGCTCGCCCGCGCGGTGCGCCGGAGCAGGTCCCGCGTGGGCGCGCTGCAGTCGCTGGCGACGGCCGCGGACGCGCTCACCGCGGCGCGCATCCTGGTGCAGGCCAGCCAGGGCGAGTACCTGATGAGCATGGCCATCGGCACGCCGCCGCGGTACTACTCCGCCATCCTCGACACCGGCAGCGACCTCATCTGGACGCAGTGCGCGCCGTGCATGCTCTGCGTCGACCAGCCCACGCCCTACTTCgacccggcgcgctccagctcgtACGCGAAGCTCTCCTGCTCGTCCCCGATGTGCGGCGCACTCTACTACCCGCTCTGCTACCAGAACACGTGCGTCTACCAGTACTTCTACGGCGACAGCGCCAACACCGCCGGGGTGCTCGCCAACGAGACCTTCACGTTCGGCACCAACGGGACGTGGGTCACCGTGCCGAGGATCGCCTTCGGGTGCGGGAACCTCAACGCGGGCTCGCTCTTCAACGGCTCCGGCATGGTCGGCTTCGGGCGGGGGCCGCTGTCCCTGGTGAGCCAGCTCGGGGCGCCAAGGTTCTCCTACTGCCTCACCTCGTTCATGTCGCCGGTGCCGAGCCGGCTCTACTTCGGCGCCTACGCCACGCTCAACAGCACCAGCACCAGCGACAGCGGGCCGGTGCAGTCCACGCCGTTCATCATCAACCCGGCGCTGCCCACCATGTACTACCTGAACATGACGGGCATCAGCGTCGGCGGCGACCGGCTGGCCGTCAAGCTGTCGGTGTTCGCCATCAACGAGGAAGACGGCACCGGCGGGGTCATCATCGACTCCGGCTCCACGATCACGTACCTGGCGCAGCCGGCGTACGACATGGTGCACGAGGCGTTCGTGGCGCAGGTCGGGCTGCCCCTGGCGAACGTCACGTCGCCGGACGACCTGAGCACGTGCTTcaagtggccgccgccgccgaagaggGTGGTGTCGATGCCGGAGCTCATGTTCCACTTCGACGGGGCGGACATGGATCTGCCGCTGGAGAACTACATGCTGATCGACGGCAGCACGGGGAACCTGTGCCTGGCGATGGCGCCGTCCAACGACGGCTCCATCATCGGCAGCTTCCAGCACGCCAACTTCCACGTGCTCTACGACAACGAGAACAGCTTCCTGTCCTTCATCCCTGCGCCGTGCAACCTCATCTAG